From Flavobacteriales bacterium, the proteins below share one genomic window:
- a CDS encoding PorP/SprF family type IX secretion system membrane protein has protein sequence MRKNIQYLLCSLTVLVSHFSHAQDIHFSQYDLSPINLNPAQTGQFIGDYRFVGNYRTQWSSVTVPYNTFSFGADARNFLPQENYAGGIQINQDQAGDSRFKTFQANVSGSYLMPVSEDSTQNLSFGLQTGLTNKNISYDPLYFDVQYDGYAYDPNLPTQENFARSSKNYLNLNTGIAYFNEIDKRKKIGGGIALFNITKPNQSFYNEATVKLDRRLLIHANAEWRVSEKINVLPSLLWMRQGKYAEFNFGGSAKYILTDFIGLYRTVWLGMFYRNKDAGFLTAGMDYDNWKVGLSYDINTSSLVPASRRRGGLELAVIYIINNTPFKRVQHRICPDYI, from the coding sequence ATGAGAAAAAATATTCAATATCTACTTTGTAGTCTAACTGTATTGGTTAGTCATTTTAGTCATGCACAAGATATTCATTTTTCTCAATATGATTTATCTCCAATTAACTTAAACCCTGCGCAAACTGGTCAGTTTATCGGTGATTATCGGTTTGTTGGTAATTATAGAACACAATGGTCTTCGGTAACCGTTCCTTATAATACGTTTAGCTTTGGAGCAGATGCAAGAAATTTCTTACCACAAGAAAATTATGCTGGAGGAATTCAAATTAACCAGGATCAGGCAGGTGATTCTCGTTTTAAAACATTTCAAGCCAATGTTTCAGGGAGTTATTTAATGCCTGTTAGTGAAGATTCAACACAGAATTTATCATTTGGGTTACAAACGGGACTTACCAATAAAAATATCTCGTATGATCCTTTGTATTTTGATGTTCAGTATGACGGCTATGCTTATGATCCGAATTTACCAACTCAGGAAAATTTTGCGAGAAGTAGTAAGAACTATTTGAATTTAAATACGGGAATAGCCTATTTTAATGAAATTGATAAAAGAAAAAAAATAGGAGGAGGAATTGCCTTATTTAATATTACTAAACCCAATCAAAGTTTTTATAATGAAGCAACGGTTAAATTAGATCGGAGACTATTGATTCATGCCAATGCAGAATGGAGAGTTAGCGAAAAAATAAATGTTCTTCCAAGTCTATTATGGATGCGACAGGGAAAATATGCTGAGTTTAATTTTGGAGGATCAGCTAAATATATTCTAACAGATTTTATTGGGTTATACCGGACTGTTTGGTTAGGAATGTTTTATCGTAATAAAGATGCAGGTTTTTTGACTGCTGGAATGGATTATGATAATTGGAAAGTAGGTCTTAGTTATGATATCAATACTTCTTCATTAGTTCCTGCCAGCCGTAGGAGAGGAGGGTTGGAGTTAGCTGTTATCTATATTATCAATAATACTCCTTTTAAACGCGTTCAACATCGTATTTGCCCAGATTATATTTAA
- a CDS encoding TonB-dependent receptor: MLKSAVLERVSNAVDFVIYTHTKMSHKFFLSFILFIMTSFSFAQKGILRGKVTDTNTGEELPFVNVYVKTDVTQGTSTDFEGNYTLKLEPGTYEIVYTFVSYTDKVINLTIEAGKNYTQDISLAEATEMIGEVEIIAEKKASKTMAAFDREKMKSTNMIDGTSSEQMKKTGDGDAGEVIKRVTGVSVEGGKHVYVRGLGDRYTKTILNNMEIPGLDPNRNTVQMDIFPTNLIDNITVYKTFTPELPGDYTGGLVNILTKDFPSEKTLSFSAGLGYNTVTTFNPNYITYQTGSLDFLGFDDGSRALPISQTKPLPDPTEGDAELTTLTKAFNPNMAVETGFSAPNQSYSFGIGNQLNSDKKDIDYGYNFYVSYQNNYRYYNDVQYNAYRKNPDLSDNSFFIDRSSTGQLGIHNVIWSALIGQSVKINKVHKLSLNLFHTQNGESQAASLREQNYESNPAILVKQNLQYTQRSTSNANLSGTHSLAKNKWQIKWALSPSLSLIKDPDIRSTILEEVETETGITYGLYKSVGAEIRRIFRDLNEINLNGKLDFSYAFDLKNELESTLKFGFSETYKARSFKVFDYVFDVENITEVPNDPNWFLQEENIWTPETDQGTFADGERELANSFDANQLVLGAYVMNELPINKKLKAVYGARVEKVTNKYTGQDNNATIVYNNATVLDETNLLPAVNFVYVLKDSAFNTMNLRTSYTQTLARPSFKEKSIAQIYDPIQGRRYNGNIDLLQTNIHNADLRWEYFYGRTEVLSVSGFYKKFINPIEIVSFDLAPNEVKPTNTGEADIFGLELEARKRIGFADQPENKFYVGANFSWIKSQIDMNKVEITKGTTTQTEKEIRTLNAREGEVIGDYRPMSGQSPYLINAFTSFSADSIGFDINLSYNIQGKRLAVIGIGALPDVYENPFHSLNLKASKKFGKTNQWKASFTAQNLLNNKRIRYYEAYKAIPQIYDYFRDGRTFAASISYTL; this comes from the coding sequence GTGCTGAAATCAGCAGTGTTAGAACGCGTTTCTAATGCTGTTGATTTTGTCATATATACTCATACTAAAATGTCACATAAATTTTTTCTTTCGTTCATTCTATTTATCATGACCTCTTTTTCCTTTGCTCAAAAAGGTATTTTAAGAGGTAAGGTCACCGATACCAATACAGGTGAAGAACTTCCATTTGTTAACGTTTATGTTAAAACAGATGTCACACAAGGAACCTCAACTGATTTTGAAGGTAATTACACTTTAAAATTAGAACCAGGCACTTATGAAATTGTTTATACGTTTGTTTCTTACACTGATAAAGTCATTAATCTAACAATTGAAGCAGGTAAGAATTATACACAGGATATCTCTCTAGCCGAAGCAACAGAGATGATTGGAGAGGTTGAAATCATTGCTGAAAAAAAAGCTTCTAAAACCATGGCTGCTTTTGACCGAGAAAAAATGAAGTCAACCAATATGATTGATGGAACGTCTTCTGAACAAATGAAAAAAACAGGAGATGGTGACGCTGGAGAAGTGATCAAAAGAGTTACAGGTGTTTCTGTTGAAGGTGGAAAACATGTTTATGTAAGAGGTTTAGGTGATCGCTATACTAAAACCATCTTAAACAATATGGAAATTCCAGGACTAGACCCTAATAGGAATACTGTTCAGATGGATATTTTCCCTACTAACTTAATTGATAACATTACAGTATACAAAACTTTTACTCCTGAATTACCTGGTGACTATACAGGAGGATTGGTCAATATCTTAACTAAAGATTTTCCATCTGAAAAAACGTTAAGTTTCTCTGCTGGATTAGGTTATAATACAGTAACCACTTTTAACCCTAACTATATTACTTACCAAACTGGATCTTTAGATTTCTTAGGTTTTGATGATGGTAGTAGAGCATTACCAATTAGTCAAACTAAACCTCTACCCGACCCTACTGAAGGAGATGCTGAATTAACAACTTTAACCAAAGCTTTTAACCCTAATATGGCTGTTGAAACTGGTTTTAGTGCTCCTAACCAAAGTTATTCTTTTGGAATAGGAAATCAATTAAACTCTGACAAAAAGGATATCGATTATGGATATAATTTTTATGTGAGCTATCAAAACAACTACAGGTATTATAATGACGTTCAATATAATGCTTACAGAAAAAATCCTGATCTATCTGACAATAGTTTCTTTATTGATCGATCATCAACTGGACAATTAGGAATACACAATGTGATTTGGTCAGCACTTATAGGTCAGTCGGTAAAAATTAATAAAGTTCATAAGTTGTCATTAAATTTATTCCATACTCAAAATGGAGAGTCTCAAGCGGCATCATTAAGAGAACAAAATTATGAATCTAATCCAGCGATTCTTGTTAAACAAAACTTACAATATACCCAACGTTCTACATCTAATGCCAATTTATCTGGTACCCATTCATTAGCAAAAAATAAATGGCAAATCAAATGGGCTTTATCACCGTCTTTATCGCTTATCAAAGATCCAGACATCAGAAGTACGATCTTAGAGGAAGTTGAAACAGAAACAGGTATAACTTATGGTTTATATAAAAGTGTTGGAGCAGAAATTAGAAGAATCTTTAGAGACCTCAACGAGATCAACTTAAACGGTAAGTTAGACTTTTCTTATGCTTTCGATCTTAAAAACGAATTAGAATCTACTTTAAAATTTGGATTTTCTGAGACCTATAAAGCACGTTCTTTTAAGGTATTTGATTATGTATTTGATGTTGAAAACATTACCGAAGTTCCTAACGATCCTAACTGGTTTTTACAAGAGGAAAATATATGGACTCCTGAAACTGATCAAGGAACTTTTGCTGATGGAGAAAGAGAATTAGCCAATTCATTTGATGCTAACCAATTGGTATTAGGAGCTTATGTTATGAATGAATTACCAATCAATAAAAAATTAAAAGCTGTATATGGGGCAAGAGTTGAAAAAGTAACCAATAAATATACTGGTCAGGACAACAATGCAACCATTGTTTACAACAATGCTACAGTTTTAGATGAAACCAACCTATTACCAGCTGTTAACTTTGTATATGTATTAAAAGACTCTGCTTTTAATACCATGAACTTAAGAACCTCTTATACACAAACCTTAGCAAGACCTTCATTTAAAGAAAAGTCTATTGCACAAATCTATGACCCTATCCAAGGAAGAAGATACAACGGGAATATCGATTTATTACAAACAAATATTCACAATGCTGATTTAAGATGGGAATATTTCTATGGAAGGACAGAAGTTTTATCGGTATCTGGATTCTATAAAAAGTTTATCAACCCTATTGAGATTGTTTCTTTTGACCTTGCTCCTAATGAGGTTAAACCAACCAATACAGGTGAAGCGGATATCTTTGGTCTTGAATTAGAAGCTCGTAAAAGAATTGGATTTGCAGACCAACCAGAAAACAAATTTTATGTAGGAGCTAATTTCTCTTGGATTAAATCTCAAATAGATATGAATAAAGTAGAGATTACTAAGGGAACTACAACACAAACTGAAAAAGAAATCAGAACATTAAATGCAAGAGAAGGTGAAGTTATTGGAGATTACCGACCTATGTCTGGACAATCACCATACTTAATCAATGCTTTTACTTCTTTTAGTGCTGATTCTATCGGTTTTGACATTAACTTAAGTTACAACATTCAAGGGAAAAGATTAGCTGTAATTGGTATTGGGGCCTTACCTGATGTCTATGAGAATCCTTTCCATAGCTTAAACTTAAAAGCGAGTAAAAAGTTTGGTAAAACCAACCAATGGAAAGCTAGCTTTACTGCTCAAAACCTACTTAATAACAAAAGAATTAGATATTATGAAGCTTATAAAGCAATTCCACAAATCTATGATTACTTTAGAGATGGAAGAACATTTGCCGCTTCAATAAGCTATACGCTATAA
- a CDS encoding carboxypeptidase-like regulatory domain-containing protein, with protein sequence MNINIGTPCSENWKTMLPNTTGKHCEKCNKSVIDLRHKSTSEIRELVHQHQRSSMCVRAYSFQLDDYQYVQPLKRLAFALLIVFGSTLFSLSAKAQKATQKMKETYLTNKQQASESKLKGIVSDETGEPLPFANVILIHNDTIIKGTTTDFDGKYHFDLDESYYNKKYTIRVSYIGYAHLELKDLILKKGVMIQDFTLNNYQELMGDIMIIPHDPPLINKDPASLNKTTFKRQEIQRSASGRP encoded by the coding sequence ATGAATATTAATATAGGCACGCCATGCAGTGAGAATTGGAAGACGATGCTTCCCAATACAACTGGTAAACATTGTGAAAAATGCAATAAATCGGTCATTGATCTTCGGCATAAATCCACTTCTGAAATTCGAGAACTAGTTCATCAACATCAACGTTCAAGCATGTGTGTACGTGCTTATTCATTTCAATTAGATGATTATCAATATGTACAGCCTCTCAAACGTTTAGCTTTTGCTTTACTTATTGTTTTTGGAAGTACTTTGTTTAGTCTATCTGCAAAAGCTCAAAAGGCTACGCAAAAAATGAAAGAAACTTATCTTACCAACAAGCAACAAGCTTCGGAGTCAAAACTTAAGGGTATCGTCTCTGATGAAACGGGAGAGCCTCTCCCCTTTGCTAATGTTATCTTAATTCATAACGATACTATCATTAAAGGAACAACGACCGACTTTGATGGAAAATATCATTTCGATTTAGACGAAAGTTATTACAATAAAAAATATACTATTCGCGTCTCTTACATTGGTTATGCACACCTAGAATTAAAAGATCTTATCCTCAAAAAAGGTGTGATGATTCAAGACTTCACCCTAAACAATTACCAAGAGTTAATGGGAGATATTATGATTATTCCTCATGATCCTCCCTTAATCAATAAAGATCCTGCTTCACTCAATAAAACCACTTTTAAAAGACAAGAAATTCAACGTTCTGCTAGTGGAAGACCATAA
- a CDS encoding biotin--[acetyl-CoA-carboxylase] ligase, with protein sequence MLVFGHTIEELEVIDSTNSYLIQKSKEQRVYEGEVVLAHYQTQGRGQRASVWESLPGENLMCSIFALPTFLNGDNFFLISKAIALAVKAVVSSKCPNDLVEVKWPNDIYVNQKKIGGILIENQYKGNQIKQAVIGVGLNINQVFFENDRATSLKLLTHKDYSVKTILKELLQAFEKYYFELKWGNNTVVEEGYLEGLMNYKVEKSYKVGDQRIKGVIQKVENNGTLVLASKGEVLTFQFKEISYIF encoded by the coding sequence ATGTTAGTTTTTGGACACACAATAGAAGAGTTAGAAGTTATTGATTCAACCAATAGCTACTTGATTCAGAAATCAAAAGAACAGCGTGTATACGAAGGGGAGGTTGTTTTAGCTCATTATCAAACCCAAGGAAGAGGACAACGTGCTTCGGTTTGGGAATCGTTGCCTGGAGAGAACTTAATGTGTTCTATTTTTGCTTTGCCGACTTTTTTAAATGGAGATAATTTTTTCTTAATCAGTAAGGCAATTGCTTTGGCTGTAAAAGCTGTTGTTTCATCGAAATGTCCTAACGACCTCGTAGAAGTAAAGTGGCCCAATGATATTTATGTTAACCAAAAAAAGATAGGGGGAATATTAATTGAAAATCAGTACAAAGGGAATCAAATTAAACAGGCAGTTATAGGAGTAGGATTGAATATTAATCAAGTATTTTTTGAAAACGATCGAGCGACAAGTTTAAAACTATTAACCCATAAGGACTATAGTGTCAAAACAATATTAAAAGAGCTGTTACAGGCTTTTGAAAAATATTATTTTGAATTAAAGTGGGGAAACAATACTGTCGTAGAAGAAGGCTACCTAGAGGGGCTAATGAATTATAAGGTTGAAAAGTCTTATAAAGTCGGGGATCAAAGAATTAAGGGAGTCATTCAAAAGGTAGAAAATAATGGAACGTTGGTGCTTGCTTCAAAAGGAGAGGTCTTAACGTTTCAGTTTAAGGAGATCAGTTATATTTTTTAG